A region from the Hypomesus transpacificus isolate Combined female chromosome 11, fHypTra1, whole genome shotgun sequence genome encodes:
- the ism1 gene encoding isthmin-1 produces MIRLAAELLLLLGLLILTLHITVLRSSPLHQGNVTLSQDEDSVRAENNARAESSLSAQRGLGDRKSGPEPRLPHRPAALPWTQTHGTGAGLQRDGPGAFLLDLHNFPDLSKADINGQNPNIQVTIEVVDGREGAEPEKGLRKESKPSWAAPNWRNWWQHSPSSSSVSTPRRAEEQDQSQGSNTEDSNFLKPLGDWDRRGATGTGGKAQTEYDYIDSEGDWSSWSPCSVTCGHGNQKRTRSCGYACTATESRTCDMPSCPGIEDAFKTAATEVTLLVGTDDFNATELFGVDTDSCERWMNCKSEFLKKYMTKVGNDLPSCPCSYPTDVAYSTADVPDAPTRRHFRWKDASGPKEKLEIYKPTARYCIRSMLTLDSTTLAAQHCCYDDAMKLITRGKGAGTPNLISTEFSADLHYKVDILPWINCKGDWSRYNQARPPNNSQKCPENPLDEVYHKQVEDAREF; encoded by the exons ATGATTCGACTCGCGGCAGAACTCTTGTTGCTTTTAGGACTTCTAATTCTTACTTTGCACATAACTGTTCTACGGAGCAGTCCGCTTCATCAAGGAAATGTAACTTTGAGCCAGGATGAGGACAGTGTCCGTGCTGAG AATAATgccagagcagagagcagcttgtCAGCCCAGCGGGGTCTGGGGGACAGGAAGTCTGGTCCGGAGCCACGCTTGCCCCACCGGCCAGCGGCGCTTCCCTGGACCCAGACCCACGGCACCGGGGCTGGCCTGCAGAGAGACGGGCCTGGGGCATTCCTCCTGGACCTCCACAACTTCCCCGACCTCTCAAAGGCTGATATCAACGGGCAGAACCCCAACATCCAG GTGACCATCGAGGTggtggatgggagggagggggcggagccagagaAGGGCCTCAGGAAGGAGAGCAAGCCCAGCTGGGCGGCTCCTAACTGGAGGAACTGGTGGCagcactctccctcctcttcctcggttTCCACCCCTCGTCGTGCGGAGGAGCAGGACCAATCACAGGGCAGCAACACGGAGGACAGCAACTTCCTGAAACCGTTGGGAGACTGGGACCGGAGGGGCGCCACGGGGACGGGCGGCAAGGCCCAGACGGAatatg acTACATAGACAGCGAGGGAGACTGGAGTAGCTGGTCGCCATGCAGCGTCACCTGTGGCCATGGCAACCAGAAGAGGACGAGGTCATGTGGTTATGCGTGCACGGCAACTGAGTCACGTACCTGTGACATGCCCAGCTGCCCAG GAATTGAAGATGCATTCAAGACCGCCGCCACAGAGGTCACCCTGTTGGTTGGAACGGACGACTTCAACGCCACAGAACTCTTTGGTGTCG ACACAGACAGCTGCGAGCGCTGGATGAACTGCAAGAGCGAGTTCCTGAAGAAATACATGACCAAGGTAGGCAACGACCTGCCCAGCTGCCCCTGTTCCTACCCCACAGACGTGGCCTACAGCACGGCCGACGTCCCCGACGCTCCCACGCGGAGACACTTCCGCTGGAAGGACGCCAGCGGCCCCAAGGAGAAGCTGGAGATCTACAAGCCCACGGCTCGCTACTGCATCCGCTCCATGCTCACGCTGGACTCCACCACGCTAGCCGCGCAGCACTGCTGCTATGACGACGCCATGAAGCTCATCACTCGGGGGAAAGGAGCGGGGACTCCCAACCTCATCAGCACCGAGTTCTCCGCTGACCTCCACTACAAGGTGGATATCCTGCCCTGGATCAACTGCAAGGGAGACTGGAGCCGCTACAACCAGGCAAGGCCTCCCAACAACAGTCAGAAATGCCCGGAAAACCCCCTGGATGAGGTCTACCACAAACAGGTGGAGGACGCCCGGGAGTTTTAG